Proteins from a genomic interval of Paenibacillus lentus:
- a CDS encoding DinB family protein, with amino-acid sequence MLDSIKGLFEDWQYTRGIVKSFVQELSDTDLDKPFPRKKLNSIRKQCEELVQIQSCYIKGIQTGDISFNYDKVADNSKSGLLTEMEKYDSILEEILENCNGTEIINWHGQDWNIHRHLSAMTGHEQMHIGQIIGFCYATDIQIPQQIVNEMALDG; translated from the coding sequence ATGTTAGATTCGATTAAGGGACTATTTGAAGATTGGCAATATACTAGAGGAATTGTGAAGAGCTTCGTTCAGGAGTTAAGTGATACAGATCTGGATAAACCGTTTCCGAGAAAAAAGTTAAACTCGATTAGAAAACAATGCGAGGAGCTTGTTCAGATTCAATCCTGCTATATTAAAGGAATACAAACGGGTGATATCAGCTTTAACTACGATAAAGTTGCTGATAATTCAAAAAGCGGACTTCTAACAGAGATGGAAAAATACGATTCTATACTTGAGGAAATTTTGGAGAATTGTAATGGGACAGAAATCATTAACTGGCATGGTCAAGACTGGAATATTCATCGTCATTTATCAGCCATGACAGGACATGAACAAATGCATATCGGTCAAATCATTGGCTTCTGTTATGCAACGGATATCCAAATTCCACAGCAGATCGTAAATGAAATGGCATTGGATGGTTAG
- a CDS encoding histidine phosphatase family protein gives METILYFVRHAESVFVEGKERTRGLSEQGMKDAETIRTVLKSEDIDLFVSSPYERSIETIRSAANEYRKEIEIEEDLRERTIGDFSPRTFKEAKFQVYKAMDFAFPGGESSIEAQKRAVRVITSIIDRNLGKKIVVGTHGDIMTLMLNYFDKQYDYIFWESTSMPDIYKLRLEGNELIEVIKMWE, from the coding sequence ATGGAAACCATATTATATTTTGTTAGACATGCTGAATCTGTATTTGTTGAAGGTAAGGAAAGAACTAGAGGATTATCAGAGCAAGGAATGAAAGATGCAGAAACGATACGAACTGTATTGAAATCGGAAGACATAGATCTGTTTGTTTCAAGTCCCTATGAAAGATCAATAGAAACGATCCGTTCAGCAGCAAATGAATATAGAAAGGAAATAGAAATAGAAGAAGATTTAAGAGAAAGAACAATTGGAGATTTCTCACCCCGTACATTTAAAGAAGCAAAGTTTCAAGTTTATAAAGCGATGGACTTTGCTTTTCCAGGGGGAGAGTCTAGTATTGAAGCGCAGAAGCGAGCGGTAAGAGTCATTACAAGTATCATTGATAGAAACTTAGGAAAGAAGATAGTAGTTGGAACTCATGGTGACATTATGACATTGATGCTGAATTATTTTGATAAACAATATGATTATATCTTTTGGGAATCGACCTCGATGCCTGATATTTATAAGCTTAGATTAGAAGGAAATGAATTAATAGAAGTTATAAAAATGTGGGAGTAG
- a CDS encoding serine hydrolase domain-containing protein, translating into MKTIRSRIGSFIAYAMLSIVIITMIACWNELGTLFNSGNYDNEDNMVETIMAKTATPGVAVIVSEQGETKYKFYGYADVNNNKMVREESLFELGSTTKAFTALAIILLADEGYLSYSDYISDYIPWFEPTFKGEKVNISINQLLAHTSGIPSWSIRLIPEGTTEDMLEKTIHNISDIALDTYPGTEYNYATVNYDVLAMIIEEVTGKSYQDYVTENILVPLKMIDSYFSTGQEKESDKLTKGYRVFFGRSLEYDAPRYYGNIAAGYLVTNSKDIGRWINAQMGIDEIPDNLMNAIQKSHEIDIKTAGYEEKNQYYSFGWTIDTKNRVVSHNGANPNYSSQAIIDLEKQQGIFVLANMNSTAPSLIASNTYENMNGNHMNKFNYDDVYLLIDLVFSFLVIIAVVILCFQAIKLVRGIKPIINDEKTRFRKITANSIALILRVMLLVLVIIWPFLLNLDYLMIGVWMSYSVYMWIGLTTINCILSIIINIRKMAIIRSGL; encoded by the coding sequence ATGAAGACAATACGAAGTAGAATAGGTTCATTTATAGCCTATGCCATGCTGTCTATTGTGATAATTACTATGATTGCTTGTTGGAATGAACTTGGAACTTTGTTCAATTCCGGGAATTATGATAATGAGGATAATATGGTGGAAACCATAATGGCCAAAACAGCGACTCCAGGAGTGGCTGTGATAGTATCAGAGCAGGGTGAGACAAAATATAAGTTTTACGGATATGCAGATGTTAATAATAATAAGATGGTTCGTGAAGAATCATTGTTTGAATTGGGATCAACGACTAAGGCGTTTACGGCATTGGCCATCATTTTGTTAGCAGATGAGGGATACTTATCTTACTCAGATTATATTTCAGATTATATTCCTTGGTTTGAGCCAACCTTTAAGGGGGAGAAGGTTAATATTAGTATTAATCAGTTGCTAGCACATACAAGTGGAATTCCGTCATGGAGTATTCGGTTAATACCAGAAGGAACTACAGAGGATATGCTTGAAAAGACCATACATAATATTTCAGACATTGCACTAGATACATACCCTGGGACAGAATATAATTATGCAACCGTTAATTATGATGTTTTAGCGATGATTATTGAAGAAGTTACAGGTAAAAGTTATCAGGATTATGTGACTGAAAACATACTGGTTCCATTAAAAATGATAGACAGTTATTTTTCAACAGGTCAGGAAAAGGAATCTGATAAACTTACTAAGGGATATCGTGTTTTTTTTGGAAGAAGCTTAGAATATGATGCCCCTAGATACTATGGTAATATTGCAGCAGGATATTTGGTAACAAATTCAAAGGATATAGGACGTTGGATTAATGCCCAGATGGGAATCGACGAGATACCGGATAATCTAATGAATGCTATTCAAAAATCCCATGAAATCGACATAAAAACGGCTGGATATGAAGAAAAAAATCAATACTATTCATTTGGATGGACTATTGATACTAAAAATAGAGTTGTTAGTCATAATGGAGCTAATCCTAATTATTCCTCACAGGCTATTATTGATTTAGAAAAGCAGCAGGGCATTTTTGTACTGGCTAATATGAATTCAACTGCACCTTCGCTAATTGCTAGTAATACATATGAGAATATGAATGGAAATCATATGAATAAATTTAATTATGATGATGTGTATCTATTAATTGATTTGGTATTTTCATTCTTAGTAATAATAGCTGTCGTTATCTTATGTTTTCAAGCCATTAAGCTCGTTAGAGGAATAAAGCCAATTATTAATGATGAGAAGACGAGGTTTAGAAAAATAACAGCAAATAGTATCGCACTAATCTTAAGAGTTATGCTATTGGTATTGGTAATTATTTGGCCATTTTTATTAAACTTAGACTATTTAATGATTGGGGTATGGATGTCGTATTCAGTATATATGTGGATAGGTCTTACTACTATCAATTGTATTTTATCGATAATAATTAATATTAGAAAAATGGCAATAATTAGAAGTGGTTTGTAA
- the ytxJ gene encoding bacillithiol system redox-active protein YtxJ, whose translation MNWKEITTLEEWNEIIGRSTERGQVILKHSTTCPVSSNALHEYEQYLQDTPNQDLDYTLVKVIESRPVSNKIAEDLNVKHESPQIIFIKDKAKYWDTSHWSVTKAHMAAVLD comes from the coding sequence ATGAACTGGAAAGAAATCACAACACTTGAAGAGTGGAATGAGATCATAGGTAGATCAACGGAGCGCGGACAAGTTATTTTAAAGCATAGTACGACATGTCCGGTTAGCTCTAACGCACTTCATGAATATGAACAATATTTGCAGGACACACCTAATCAGGATTTGGATTATACGCTAGTGAAAGTAATTGAATCCCGTCCCGTGTCCAACAAGATCGCCGAGGATTTAAATGTCAAGCATGAATCGCCACAAATTATTTTCATTAAAGACAAAGCTAAATATTGGGATACCTCCCACTGGTCGGTTACGAAGGCGCATATGGCAGCAGTATTGGACTGA
- a CDS encoding adenosylcobalamin-dependent ribonucleoside-diphosphate reductase: MKTGQKQRLEGLSEKIFLDRYAWKNPDPSDAKVGDVVLVLTKDDPKFPTKEVGEVVARDGQMVTVKTRTGELVQSDVEKLTLNIEKTPEEMWDRLASAMASVEATPELQQEWEEKFRYVLEDWKLVPGGRIAAGAGASDELTLFNCYVIPSPKDSRGGIMETLSEMTEIMARGGGVGINLSSLRPRRAVVKGVNGSSSGAVSWGGLFSYTTGLIEQGGSRRGALMLMINDWHPDVLDFITVKQTMGQVTNANLSVCVSNGFMKAVKEDLDWELVFPDTTYDDYNEVWDGDLEKWKAAGRRVNHFRTVKAREIWHTIIESAWKSAEPGVVFMEYYNQMSNSWYFNPIICTNPCGEQGLPGWGVCNLSAMNLSKFYDEDKHDVAWDDLALTTRYSVRFLDNVINTTPYHFEENEKNQKNERRIGLGTMGLAELMIKLNIRYGSPESLEFLDKLYGFIAKEAYLASADIAAEKGAFPAFEADKYLQSGFMKVMTEVYPEVGEAVREKGIRNVTIITQAPTGSTGTMVGTSTGIEPYFAFKYYRQSRLGFDEQFVPIAQDWMDAHPGEKLPDYFVTAMDLSAEDHIRVQAVIQRWVDSSISKTANCPADFTVEETKRLYELAFDLGCKGVTIYRDGSRDIQVLQTEKKEDKAEAVDANSGDTEASEGDSVNSVLADGADGTVSSTEQSALNVLDQSLSAGVDPSEKTVFDKQYKKRPQVLHGATYKINTPFGMAYITINDLNGIPSEIFLNVGKAGSDVFAMAEALGRVCSLFLRYGDHGQKVELLIKHLKGIGGSGAIGFGPNRVESIADAVAKALEIHVEHGPFDDHDPAPVAATLAHHEEIGQAGIGYAGSAVSDQHASNGHQLSAPATSRDLCPSCGSASLLNVEGCKTCANCGYSKCS; the protein is encoded by the coding sequence TTGAAAACAGGGCAGAAGCAACGTCTGGAGGGGCTTAGTGAAAAAATCTTTTTGGATCGGTACGCCTGGAAAAATCCTGATCCCAGCGATGCGAAGGTTGGCGATGTTGTCCTTGTACTGACCAAGGATGATCCAAAGTTTCCGACGAAAGAAGTAGGTGAGGTTGTAGCGCGTGACGGCCAAATGGTTACCGTTAAGACTCGCACCGGCGAACTCGTACAATCGGATGTTGAGAAGCTGACGCTAAATATTGAGAAAACACCGGAGGAAATGTGGGATCGCCTCGCTTCCGCGATGGCCTCGGTGGAAGCTACACCGGAGCTGCAGCAGGAATGGGAGGAGAAGTTCCGTTACGTATTGGAGGATTGGAAATTGGTGCCGGGCGGACGTATTGCTGCAGGTGCTGGAGCCAGTGATGAGTTGACATTGTTTAACTGCTACGTCATTCCTTCGCCAAAAGACAGCCGCGGAGGCATAATGGAGACACTGTCCGAAATGACTGAAATTATGGCTCGCGGAGGTGGAGTTGGGATTAATCTAAGCTCCTTGCGTCCGCGTCGTGCAGTCGTCAAAGGCGTTAACGGTTCATCAAGCGGTGCTGTATCCTGGGGTGGCCTGTTCAGTTATACGACAGGATTGATTGAGCAAGGGGGCAGCCGTCGCGGTGCGCTCATGCTGATGATTAATGACTGGCACCCGGATGTGCTTGATTTCATTACGGTCAAGCAAACGATGGGTCAAGTGACCAACGCGAATTTATCGGTTTGTGTCAGCAATGGCTTTATGAAGGCTGTGAAGGAAGATTTGGACTGGGAGCTCGTTTTCCCGGATACAACCTATGACGATTACAATGAGGTATGGGACGGCGACTTGGAGAAATGGAAGGCAGCTGGACGTAGAGTCAACCACTTCCGTACGGTGAAGGCGCGGGAAATTTGGCATACGATCATTGAGTCGGCATGGAAGTCGGCCGAGCCAGGCGTCGTATTTATGGAATACTACAACCAGATGTCGAACAGCTGGTATTTCAATCCGATTATTTGCACGAATCCTTGCGGTGAGCAGGGTCTGCCAGGCTGGGGAGTTTGTAACCTGTCGGCAATGAACCTGTCCAAGTTCTATGATGAAGATAAACATGATGTCGCTTGGGATGATCTGGCGTTGACTACGCGCTATTCTGTGCGCTTCCTGGACAATGTCATCAACACGACACCGTATCATTTTGAAGAGAACGAGAAGAACCAGAAGAACGAGCGCCGCATTGGCCTCGGCACGATGGGTCTTGCCGAACTGATGATCAAGCTGAACATCCGTTACGGCAGTCCGGAATCACTGGAATTCCTTGATAAATTATATGGCTTTATCGCTAAAGAAGCTTATCTTGCTTCTGCTGATATCGCTGCAGAGAAGGGCGCATTCCCGGCTTTCGAAGCGGACAAGTATTTGCAGAGCGGATTTATGAAGGTCATGACCGAAGTCTATCCAGAGGTTGGAGAGGCTGTTCGCGAGAAGGGAATACGCAACGTAACGATCATTACCCAGGCTCCTACGGGAAGTACAGGAACGATGGTTGGCACATCCACGGGCATCGAGCCTTACTTTGCCTTCAAATATTACCGTCAGAGTCGGCTTGGCTTCGACGAGCAGTTCGTACCGATCGCTCAGGATTGGATGGATGCACATCCGGGTGAGAAGCTGCCGGATTACTTTGTAACAGCGATGGATCTGTCGGCCGAGGATCATATCCGTGTGCAAGCGGTGATTCAGCGCTGGGTAGACAGCTCGATTTCCAAGACGGCGAACTGTCCGGCTGATTTCACTGTAGAAGAGACGAAGCGCTTGTATGAGCTTGCCTTCGATCTGGGCTGTAAAGGCGTAACGATTTACCGTGATGGCAGTCGAGACATTCAGGTTCTGCAAACGGAAAAGAAGGAAGATAAGGCTGAGGCAGTAGATGCTAATTCAGGAGATACTGAAGCTTCCGAGGGCGATTCTGTAAACAGCGTCTTGGCGGACGGTGCAGACGGTACAGTATCAAGTACGGAGCAGTCCGCGTTAAACGTGCTGGATCAATCACTCTCTGCCGGAGTAGATCCAAGTGAGAAAACGGTGTTTGATAAGCAGTACAAGAAGCGTCCACAGGTTCTTCACGGCGCAACGTATAAAATAAACACACCATTCGGTATGGCGTATATTACAATCAATGATCTTAACGGGATTCCTAGCGAGATCTTCCTAAATGTCGGTAAAGCAGGGTCGGATGTCTTCGCGATGGCTGAAGCTCTCGGCCGCGTATGCTCCTTGTTCTTGCGCTACGGCGACCATGGACAGAAGGTAGAGCTGTTGATCAAGCATCTGAAAGGCATTGGCGGCTCCGGCGCCATTGGCTTCGGCCCGAATCGCGTCGAGTCGATTGCGGATGCCGTGGCCAAAGCACTTGAAATCCATGTGGAGCATGGCCCATTCGATGATCATGACCCGGCTCCAGTTGCTGCAACACTGGCGCATCACGAGGAGATCGGGCAAGCAGGCATTGGCTATGCGGGTAGTGCTGTCAGCGACCAGCATGCCAGCAACGGTCATCAGCTCAGCGCGCCAGCGACCTCGCGCGACCTGTGTCCATCCTGCGGCTCGGCCTCACTGCTGAACGTGGAAGGCTGTAAAACCTGCGCCAACTGCGGGTATAGCAAGTGTTCTTAA
- a CDS encoding DEAD/DEAH box helicase, producing MNPNLPNFAHSPTQAVPLIEFDHTWFEDLNSRLDKGGPWDDWKLFNLAMEAESASLVSSFEEILCLSHLHGVEPLPHQTDTARKVLFEMRGRAILADEVGLGKTIEAGLILKEYIIRGLVRKALILVPASLVLQWVRELNQKFAIPAVAQKKLHSWDNDIVVASIDTAKRDPHKEILLGSEYDMVIVDEAHKLKNKKTTNYQFMIQLRKKYCLLLTATPVQNNLSELFNLINLLKPGQLGGQNDFAANFVVDKRIPKNEEKLKAELSKVMIRNRRSDGELEFTKRIVRNIHVELSPEEKNLYDGVTSFVKDQYQATGGDLSSMLSLVTLQREVCSSRDAVFVTLVNLSKKLAPDSPLRDRIWDLVGIIKTIQANSKAEKAMELIQEMDDKVIVFTEYRATQEYLLKYFRDRNMSAVPYRGGMNRGKKDWMMDLFRGRAQVMIATEAGGEGINLQFCHQMINFDLPWNPMRVEQRIGRVHRLGQKNDVKIYNLSTKGTIEEHILNLLHEKINMFEMVIGGLDVILERFEKENSLEKSIYKILLESQSDDEIACRVDSLGRSLHKIKDELGKAPPKETSDSNLTELMGG from the coding sequence ATGAATCCGAACCTTCCGAATTTCGCCCATTCTCCTACGCAGGCTGTGCCCCTCATCGAATTCGATCACACCTGGTTCGAGGATTTAAACAGCCGTCTGGACAAAGGCGGACCTTGGGACGATTGGAAATTGTTTAATCTAGCTATGGAAGCGGAAAGCGCCTCGCTCGTATCGAGCTTCGAAGAAATATTATGCCTCTCGCACTTGCATGGAGTAGAGCCGCTTCCTCACCAGACCGATACCGCGCGCAAAGTGCTGTTCGAAATGCGGGGACGGGCTATCCTCGCGGATGAAGTAGGACTTGGCAAAACCATTGAAGCCGGACTAATTCTCAAAGAATACATTATTCGCGGACTTGTTCGCAAAGCGCTTATTCTCGTCCCAGCCTCCCTCGTCCTCCAATGGGTGCGTGAGCTCAATCAGAAGTTCGCGATCCCCGCCGTGGCCCAAAAAAAGCTGCATTCCTGGGATAATGACATCGTCGTTGCCTCTATTGATACGGCCAAACGGGATCCCCATAAGGAAATTTTGCTCGGCAGCGAGTACGACATGGTTATCGTCGATGAAGCGCATAAGCTGAAGAATAAAAAAACAACCAACTACCAGTTCATGATCCAGCTTCGCAAAAAATACTGTCTGCTGCTCACCGCGACGCCCGTTCAGAATAACCTGAGCGAGCTGTTTAATCTAATTAACCTGCTCAAACCGGGTCAGCTTGGCGGGCAAAACGACTTTGCAGCCAACTTCGTCGTCGATAAGCGCATACCTAAAAATGAAGAGAAGCTAAAAGCAGAGCTATCCAAAGTGATGATCCGTAATCGTCGCAGCGATGGCGAGCTAGAATTCACCAAACGCATCGTCCGCAACATCCATGTCGAGCTGTCGCCCGAAGAAAAAAATTTGTACGACGGGGTTACTTCCTTTGTCAAAGACCAATATCAAGCAACTGGCGGCGACTTAAGCAGCATGCTGTCCCTGGTTACCCTGCAACGAGAAGTTTGCAGCAGCCGGGACGCCGTGTTCGTAACACTTGTCAATTTATCCAAGAAGCTCGCCCCGGATTCCCCGCTTCGCGATCGCATCTGGGATCTGGTCGGCATTATCAAGACGATTCAGGCCAACAGCAAAGCCGAGAAAGCGATGGAGCTCATCCAGGAAATGGATGATAAGGTGATTGTCTTCACCGAATACCGGGCTACCCAGGAATATTTGCTGAAATATTTTCGCGATCGCAACATGTCGGCCGTGCCATATCGGGGCGGCATGAATCGGGGCAAAAAAGATTGGATGATGGATTTGTTCCGGGGTCGCGCTCAAGTGATGATCGCAACCGAAGCGGGTGGCGAGGGAATAAATCTGCAATTCTGTCACCAAATGATCAACTTTGACCTGCCTTGGAACCCAATGAGAGTGGAGCAGCGTATAGGCAGAGTGCACCGACTTGGACAGAAGAACGATGTGAAAATATATAATTTATCCACGAAAGGTACGATCGAGGAGCATATTTTGAATTTATTGCACGAAAAAATCAATATGTTTGAAATGGTTATCGGCGGCCTTGATGTTATTTTGGAACGTTTTGAGAAAGAGAATTCCCTTGAGAAAAGCATTTACAAAATATTGCTAGAATCCCAGAGCGATGATGAAATCGCCTGCCGCGTCGATTCGCTTGGCCGTTCCCTGCACAAAATTAAAGATGAGCTCGGCAAAGCCCCTCCAAAAGAAACATCTGACAGCAATCTGACTGAATTAATGGGGGGATAA
- a CDS encoding YqhG family protein, whose translation MTMTMEQIQQYVLSYLNITECQIIEKSPHHVTVKLSPQADKDLTNRPYYWGFIERTGAQPETMSFKFVFNAERHDAELAAAEQHAPKPQEDEILGRHFGAIRPLPILGPGRIQREDLSFGSPRLQQIFNAALRGGRCVYLFEEAGERQRMTLLPAAYEPWLGVNFKIEFCCDMKREELRSLGISLLTGQIDTSFTSRLRPLSLVPRLPENVHIEPTRLTLAEGRDALEKFIRTEVEAYDSTWAEEASERLEDELLLIDAYYNDLLRDPDDEKKKIVQEQYESRRGEIRWQYEPRIVVSAINCGIFHLRSRR comes from the coding sequence ATGACTATGACAATGGAACAAATCCAGCAGTATGTTTTGAGCTACCTAAATATTACGGAGTGCCAAATTATCGAGAAATCGCCTCATCACGTTACAGTCAAGCTGTCTCCTCAAGCGGACAAGGATTTAACGAATCGCCCTTATTACTGGGGCTTTATCGAGCGCACGGGAGCCCAGCCGGAGACGATGTCCTTTAAATTCGTCTTTAACGCGGAGCGTCATGATGCAGAACTGGCCGCTGCCGAGCAGCATGCACCTAAGCCGCAGGAGGATGAAATACTCGGACGGCATTTTGGAGCTATTCGGCCACTACCAATACTGGGCCCAGGACGGATTCAGCGGGAGGATCTTTCCTTCGGAAGTCCGCGCCTCCAACAAATTTTTAATGCGGCGCTTCGAGGCGGGCGCTGCGTATATCTGTTTGAAGAGGCCGGTGAGAGACAGCGAATGACCCTATTGCCCGCAGCATATGAGCCGTGGCTAGGCGTCAATTTCAAAATCGAGTTCTGCTGCGATATGAAAAGAGAAGAACTCCGATCCCTAGGCATTTCCCTGCTGACGGGACAGATCGATACCTCATTTACCTCTCGGCTTAGACCGCTTTCGTTGGTCCCCCGGCTACCGGAAAATGTGCATATCGAGCCAACCAGATTAACCTTGGCGGAAGGGCGGGACGCTTTAGAGAAGTTCATCCGCACAGAAGTCGAGGCTTATGACTCTACCTGGGCCGAAGAGGCGAGCGAGCGTCTTGAGGATGAGTTGCTGCTGATCGACGCTTACTATAACGACCTCCTTCGCGATCCCGATGATGAGAAGAAAAAAATCGTGCAGGAACAGTACGAATCGCGCCGTGGGGAAATACGCTGGCAGTACGAGCCGAGGATTGTCGTATCTGCAATAAACTGCGGCATCTTTCATTTGCGCTCCCGAAGATGA